tttttttaaatttatttgattgATAGGACCCAGTTCAACCCATTGTTCCGATCCGAAATAATATATCCAACCTCATATGCCAacttggttcttcttcttctcccttcgAATGATTCCTACGCACTGCTCCATGATTGGTGAGAATTTCCTGAGGTTGTGGCCGGAGTTCCGGCACATTTTGGTTCCATAACTTTCGCCATGCCTTTCGAAGGGCGCCACTGCCGTAACGGAAATCTTCTAACCACCTCTGTGGTGATTGCCTCTGCATTTCTTCGTCGATTCCATCCGCCGCTACTTGGAGCATGATTCCCAGGGTTTCTCGTCTAGCTTCCATCTCCGCTTTCTAATTGCCATGTTTTTTTGCTGCCATAGATTCTAAGTCTCTGTTCCTTGCTTGGTGTGGCCTGGATGAGGTTGTTTGTAGTACTTCGCCGTCATCTCTTGCTGGAACTCCTTCTTTCTGGCTGAACGTCATCACTGTTGCCCCATGGATCTGCTTCCTCACTAATGCCCTCCTCGGCTCCTCGCCACTCCGTCGATTCTTTTCCCTTGCTGTTTGGAGGCCGTTCTCCAACCCCGATTCCAAAGACATGGCAAAACAAAAGGCGAAAGCAAGATGGTGCAGACCTAAGAATAACAAAAAAGTGTGTAATAATCCTTTAAAATGATATTTAGTTCGTGGAACGTTAGAGGTTGAAGGGGGATGGAAAGTTGAGGATGATTAAAGacctaaagaaaaaatataggcTTAATATGTTAGAACTGATTGAGACTAAAAGGCAAGTAATAACGAAGTTTGATGTAGCAAATATTTGGGGGTGTGTGATAATACTGGGTGGGAATATGTTGAGTCTGACGGTGCATCGGGTGGTTTGTTATTAATACGGGAtgaaatcatttttaaattgaGTATTTATTATAAAGGAGAGAGATGGTTGTGTGTGGAAGGGATGATATTAAAGAATAATTTCAATTGTGCTTTGTCTTGGTTTATGGTGCTTATACTAGAGATGAGAAACTCGCTGTGTGGGAGAAGTTGAGCTATATAGCGGACTATGTCAGGTCTCTTGTTATTTTATGGGAGACTTTAATGAGATTGTACAAGTGGAGGAAAGAAAATGTACTACTAAGCTTAATAGTATCTGTTGAAGAGTTCAGAATTTGGATACAAGAAATGCACTTGGTGGGCCTGCCGCTTAATGACTGTAAGTTTATTTGGTTTAGAGGTCATTCATGCAGTTGGATTAATAGAGTTCTGGTTAGTCTGGAATGGGTTGAGGAGTTCCATGAGATTTGTCTAAGAGGAGGGCCAAGAGGCTTGTCAGATCATTACCCGATGATAGTAGAAAATATAAGGTTGAGATATGGTCCTAGACCATTTTGAAGCCTAGACTCTTGGTTCACACATGAAAGTTTTTTAAGAATGattaaagaggaattgagggGTTTAGAAGAGATGCATTTTACAGATAAATTGAAGGTTTTGATGGTTCCTCTGAGAAGATGGCACAGAGATAATTTTGGTGACAtgaataagaaaattattttgaggAAGAGATCAATAAGACAGATAACATGGTAAAATGGGGTATATGATGTAATAGTGGAGACTAGAAGAAAGGCATTAGTAACTTATTCTGTGAAGTGGTATGTGAGAAAAGATTTGCACTGATACTTTCACAATATAGCTTCAACAAGAACGTTCCTGACTTGCAAAGGACATGGACAAGAACACCAGGTACTTTCACAATATACCTTCAACAAAAAGAAGGAATAACAGGATTGATGCTTTGGTAATCAATAGAAGGTTAGTAAGAAATCAAGCAAGAATAAAAATGGCTATTTGAGAGTTCTACAAGAATTTATATCATCAGGAGAAGTCTCTTACGGTGGGCTTTAGGGATGATCTGGTAGATTTGATAGCTGAAGAGGATGCTGAGCAGTAGCCGagcttgaaacaaaattttgcGGGGCTAGATAGAAAATAATTGTCAAAATGTTTTTCATATGAACCACATTTAAGATAAGTTCGTCTAATATCATATCTCTGATTTGGGTGATATTACCAAATTTGAAGCCATTTTCTAGGGTTTCGTTCCAAAGAATTAAGCTCAAACTCATCAGATGCAactttttaaacttttgaagattatatctcacttttttcgtgattcattaaaatagaagaactatctacaggtgttgatattgtaaaagttatatgttctcctttttgaatattagcatttctcttaaaaaatatatcaattctttgatttttttataattattttatataaaaatttaaatatatatcctgtaaaatatataaaaaagaagttagaaggacaaatattaaaataatattaaattacataaataaaaaatacctaattttttatatttgaacttagAGGTAGAGGGAGTGTTGCTTATTGAATAGAGGAGCTGTGAAATGCAAATACACTCAGTTCAGTCCAAATCCAACATGTTTGaatgtttaaaactaaattattgTGCAATAAAAGCAAGAGATGAAGATTGAACTTTAGTATTTTAAGTCATAGTAAAGTATTTGAGTCAAcggaactattttttattttttgaaaaagtattactaaattttttaacaaaagttTGGGGGGCATAGCCCCCCTTGTCTCAACTAAGCTTCGCCCCTGATGCTGAGGCTCTAGAGGTGTTGCCGTCGGTTGAGGATATTAGAGAGGTAGTGTGGGATTGTGAATCATTTAGGGCACCAGAAAGTGATGGGTACAACATGAATTTCATCAAGAAGTGTTGGGATGGGATTGGGGCTGAGTTCACAGCAGTTTTGTTGGGATTCTTTCACACATCCAGGTTACCGACGGACTCTAATATCACATGGGTTGCATTGGCACCAAAGTTCATTGGAGCTAAGGAGATAAAGGACCTTCGACCAATTAGTATGGTTGGCTGTATGTATAAGGTGATTTCATAGGTTCTGGTAAGGAGGATGAGATCAGTTATGCCAGGTCTGGTTGAAAAGACTCAAAGTGCATTTGTCAATGGGCAAAAAATACATGATGATTGATGGGGCTCTTATTGCATGCGAAACGTTACATTGGCTTTAAATGAGAAAAAAGAAGTGGCAATAACCAAGCTGAAGTTTTAAAAGGCATATGATAGGGATAAGTGGAGATTTGTGGACATTGTGTTGCAAAAGATGGGTTTTGAGCGAAGGTAGAGGAACTGGGTTATGGAGTGTGTCGACACAACCTCTATGTCGGTGTTAATAAATGGTTCGCCAACGAAGCCGTTCAAGATGGAAAGAGGCCTGAGACAAGGTGATCCTCtatgtccattcttgtttgtACTTGTAGTTGATGTCCTACATAGAATTATTGCAGAGGCAGTTAGGAACGGCCGGATATCTCCATTGTTTATTGGGAGAGACAATATAGAATTGTCACATCTCCAATTTGCTGATGACACTGTGTTGTTCTGTCCGCCAGAGGAGAAGACTATTAAGAATTATAAGAGGCTTCTGCGATGTTTTGAGCTGATGTCGGATTTAagtataaattttgataaattcagTTTAATCCCAATCAATTGTGACCAACAGTGGGTTCGAAGTATGTGCAGCCTGTTGGGGTGCAAGGAGGCGACTCTCTCGATCCGATACCTTGAAATCCCCTTAAAAGCTAATCCGAGACTAGTTAAGACTTGAAAGCCAATTATAGACAAAAAAATGGAGGAGAAGCTCAGCTTGTGAAAATCTAAGATACTCAACAAAGTGGGGAAGTTGGTACTTATAAAAACAGTACTAAGTAGCCTGCCAGTATATTATTTAAGCTTATACAAGATGTCAAAGGTGATTacagaaaaatttatttattatagaaaaGGTTCTTGTGGATTAAGGAGGATGGAAGGAATGGGATGACTTTGGTTAGTTGGGATGTAGTCAAAGCTCCAAAAAAGCTAGGGGTGTTAGGAGTTGAAAATGCGATGGTTCGAAACACAACACTCTTTTTTAAGTGGTGGTGGAGATTCTCAAAAAAGGGGTGTCCATTGTGGAAAAAGGTGGTTTGCTCTTGCAATAATCTCTCTCCTAATAAGCTTTTATCTACCCAAACTTTACCTACTAGAGGGGGTTCATGGAAGGACATATGTCAGCTACATAATAAAGAGCAACATATAAGAGACAAGATGATAACTAGCTTGTCTATGGAGATTGGTGATGACAAAAGAACTCATTTTTGAAAAGATGTTTGGCTCAGTTGTGGTCCTTTAAAGGATAGGTAGGGGTAGAAACAGGCCAGGCCAAGTCAGGCTTTGCTCTTAACAGGCCTGCCCTGTCATACAGTTAATTGACCTGAGCCTGCCATGTAACCTGTTATAGGCTCTTTATAAAGTACTAGGCCTGGCCTGTTATTCAACCTGGCCTGGCTTGAAACATGTTAAAAGgcctaattattttatttttacaaaaataaaaatattatttaaaaaaattattttttaataaaaatatttatatgtaatatgtcatatatttaatatttataaaaaattttaaacttttaacgtatttaaaatatacaaaaacaaaatatataaatttaaaatatatcatagttttgttaataataaataattatttatatatttaattatattttaacaggcCTAGGCAGACTTGACAGGCCAATAAAGCTAATTAGTGAGCTTGGACCTAACCTATTAATGCATTAAGACTTTTAAAAGAGCCTGGGCCTATgcctattttataacaggccaGGCCAAACACAGGCCAGACTGCAGGCCCCTAGCAAGCCGCTTGGCCTTTTTCCACCCCTAAGGATAGGTTTTCAAGGCTTTCCTCGGTTTCAACCCAACGATGAGTTTGAGtggatttgaaatttttaatggaGGCGTGAGTTATTCCAATAGGAGTTGGAACTTGTGAATCAATTACATGATACCATGAGACCGGTTAAACTAGCTATTGACAGAGAGGATAGAGTTATCTGGAAGTTTGACAAACAAGGTGTATTAAACACTTCTGGAAGACATAACAAGCTATAGTTTCACTAACACTATTTGGAAAGGATTAGTCTCTCCAAGAGTTGAGTTGTTTGCCTGGTTTGTTTTGATAGGTATGGTGAACACAAAGGAAAGGTTGTGTCAACTTGAAATTGTTAATCAAAATGAGAATGTGTGCGTGTTATGTAATAAGAATGTTGAATATGTTCACCACTTATTTGTTGGTTGTGAATTTACTTGACAGGTGTGATGCACTTGGTTATCTGATTTTGGCAGACTACAATCTTTTCCGGATTCTTTGAAGGAACACTTTTAAATCTGGACAAGTGCTACAACTAGGAAAGAGGAGCGCAAGAAGTGGTTCATAAGTTTCTTCGCAATTATTTGAAATGTCTCGTTGGAAAGGAACAGAAAATTGTcgcagaataaaaaaaatatgttgtaGACATCATCAACTTGTCGCTTCTTAATTACAAGGAGTAAAATTGTGAAGATCCCTTTTATTGTTGATAGTAATATCGAAAATGACATTGGAATAAGTTATTGTTTTGAATTCTTAATAGGGATTACAACAGATGTggttttgttgtattttttgtttattcgcTTCACATTTGTGTTGAGTTTcattgttttaaaaattatacccCTTAGACATAATCTATTTCCAATGTCATTCATGCAATAGTTAAAAATGAGCTTTTCGTACTTAATCTCTAAACTCAATTTAATGTTCCATATAAACATTTTACTTGTCAATATATCATTGGTCAGTCAATTCTTAGCCCCTCGTAGCCACTAAAAACACGGCCACCAGAGATGCGGCCTTGTTATTATTGTTTGTATCATAAAgaatataaacttttaaatattttttagggTACCTCAATATTTTGGTCCGTGTCTCCATATTGAACTTTGACTCGTGCACATCCACGAGCTTCATCCATGATAAATGTGTTGCTTGCATGATAAACACATTCTCTGCATCCTGATATGAATTGGATTAGTGTTCACTTCGGTTCTTATAGGCACACATATGAATCATATATGCTtttgattatatattaattaaggaTAATATTaggtaattaataatttttttgaacaatataaataatcattaattaaatcaaaatatattatatctttaaattattcatctaaattttaatattagaataaccattCGCACACCTAATAAAATGAAtatctaatatatttattattcatattgtttaatatttttactgtctacctatacttttctattaattaattaatgaagagTATACCTATGCATGCATTTTCATCAACAAATAAAGCTTGTGGTCTTAAGGGTCCTTTCCACGTGCTGTTGCCCAAGGGAGTGTTATTTTCCCCAAGTCTTATCCTCATTTGATTTATTGATTCGTCATATTTTCTCCTTAGATCATCTTTCATCAGCACCTCATAAGCCTCATTCAACAATAGAGTATACTTGTGACCCTAAAAATAAcggaataaaaagaaaaagcataatACCTAGTTATTCTTATTCAATCTCCACGTAATGAAAGTATAAAAGACTAAATATCATATTTTCTACCAAAAAAGATTTATttcccaaaaacaaaaaaataattatagagaatataaaaaaaaaatacacagaCAACCAATGTTAGAAATAACAGCACAACTCAAATTTATGGATATTTAATCCAGACAAAACGGGTTAACAATCTCATCTGTAACAGAGTTGAATTTGGGTGCTGAGtcaaccctaattacccaaccCACATCCTTAGTATATAatgtgaatttttataaaatatatacttatgATGAGCcagtaaaaattttaatacaaatttctATCTTTTGCATAAATATTTAGTGTCActaaattagtaatttaatttactaggcataaataatatttaatatataaaatgtgAAAGGACTTAATATTGTGATcgagtgaaaaataaatttatttttacggGTCAAGTTCAGGTCCGGATGAGAGATTTGAGGTGAGAGTAAGATTCAAATTGAGGAGTTTAAATCTACAAGTTAGGGTAGAATTTAAACTCTATCTTACCCTACTCATACCCATACATAGAGTTACCTTTTGGCCAACAATGTCTGGATGATGCTGCTTCTGCAGCTTCCGGTAAGCTTCTCTGATTTCTTGGGCATTTGAATCAGCAGAAACTCCAAGCAATTCGTAATAATTGTGTTGAGCTCTTGGTGTTTGCCATGATCTACTACTACAGCATCTCACTGTAGTGCATTCTTGCCTCCATTTTCAACAGGGTAAGGTATGTAAAACTATTATCAGAGCTAAGTTATATAAACAAGTGAGAGACTCACATGGAAACCAGtttaaaattcaagaaaaaatttgacaattttatatattcattAGTGAAACGATACCTTAACAATTTTGAATGTTTGCTGAAATTCAGATAACCATGAATTTGAGCAGGCTTTGACCATGGTAACAAATAGCAGCTGGAGGTTAGAAGTGACATATTCCTTGTGTTCTTCAATAGTCCTTGTACTGGTGACTTTGTTCACAACGGTTTTCAGAAGATATTTAGTTGAGACTTGAGAGTAGATAAGCATGACTAGATATTTTGTTCCAGGGATACATACAAAACCTATACACATTACTTGAAAGAATATGAATATATGATATAGACATCGCTTTTGTAAACAAAATATTGCAGatactaattaaaaagaaacaagaaaaatcaattaatcaatatttagtccattcttttttgaagaaataaGAGTAAAGATAGACTCCTTAACTAAAAGttggttaaaaaattaatatcgagtttgattttatttaaaaaaggacaggttaaaaataaaaaagaagagtgtCTAATTTACTACTCGACAAATCCACATAAATACATATCTCAAACAAGTTAGCTATACATGGAGATATTACTATATAGTGGAAGTCTACAAAGTTGACTATGACAACTATTTCACAAAACAATTCATGGATAGTCCTATAAAAAAGGCAGTTAATCAACATGTTGAAGCATCCTATTGATTATCTTATATTGAAGAAACACACACAACTTTATATGATAACAGTATAACACATTACATTATGCACAGCTCCACCAGAGAGCAACTCTTTACTCTTTAGAAGCTATGATTGGCAACTAATATCCGATACATGTTGTCAAACAATAGTCTTGTAGACTAATCTCTTTTGAAAGGCTGCTGCACAAGATCGAAAATATATAGATTTCAAGACCTCGATGTTGATAAAAGAGGAAGAAATTATACTCTTATTAAAGTTTTTGTCCACAGGATTTTTTTGACaagaattttaacaaaataGCCCTCGTCAAAAGAAATGTACTATTTTTCGTCACGGTTTTTCCATAGagttttttagtaaaattttagcAAAGTACCTTATTGATGAATATCcaaagagaagatgaatatccaaaGAGAAGTGTtatgaaatatttaaatataaatgttCCTACTTTTAATCGACtcaatcaaaatttgatttgatagaattaattataattagttagaaaaattttcaagtatAGCAATACATTGGTGTTTCAGTGATTTTTAACtgttgatcttaattataaaaaatatatataatatatataattaaaaccaACAGTTAAAATGATGTACCAATATACTTGAAAGTTTTCCAATTAGTTATAGATCtaatttagtttaattcatATCTCTGCATCTTTTTATTATAGAAAGGTCTTTTAGATGTACATTCTATTATTGTTAACTATTATATTTCACTACAATCTTGCAGTTATGCATATTTTAGCTTGCTTTGTTCTTCTGAATTGTGTTTCAATATTTGTTACCtagattatcttttttttttttttctaagaacACGGATTCAGAGTATTAACTGagaaaattttaatagaaaatatataaagtataaagcttcaataaatttattatgtgtTTATTAAAACTGTTAGCTAAACCCAAAAAACAAATTCTTGTCAGTGTTGTTGCCAAGTAGCTGGGTGTTGCAACCATGATCGCCGTGCAGAAGACAGCAAACTCAGCTGCCTTGTTCTAAGACACTCCCTAATATTACAATGCAAAGGACTTCAAACATTCTATTTTGCATTACTGTCACAAATTAGTGGGTCTTCATCTAATTAGAGTGGTAGAAACCAAGCTTAATAGTTTCTCAAGGGTGGTTGAGGAACAGGGTATATTTTAAGATGTGAGGAAGAGGTTCAATCCCACTTTTCTCATCATTTCCTCCCTCTTTCCAAACCGTTTTCCCactcaaataaataaacaaatgaaagaaaaagaatagcGAGAGGATATATATCTGGTATGTGGACCGGGCAGAACAAGTGTTAGTACAGTATGACTGATGCTCCTCTCGCTTTCCAACCATGCATGGAACCCTAGATTTGTTCCCCACATCATATGTACCTGAAAGAACACAGCTCAGGCATGAATTAAACCTTTCAAAGGAACAAAGGGGGAAGGGGGAAGGATGTAAAGAGAATTATCAAGATATGCAAAAAGATGAACGAATGCTCAATGCGGACAATAAACAACAACAGAGAGCGATGCCAAATTCAGAATCAAATCAATGAACTGGTTCTAAGAGAAGAATAAGGGAACATACACTTCATCACCAATGggacttttaagttttaacaacAAATGTACACTGCTTTTTTACCTAATTATGAATTGCAGCTAAAAGGAAATAGGCTTTTATTTTCGTTGCTTAATATAACTTAATGGAAGCATGACAATTCCCATATCCCAATGGAACTTGCTGAAAACTCCCCAAGTTCTCAATAAAATTCTCAgcacatgataaacaataaagTTCCTCTTTATGAATTTGGCTTATTAGTTCCCTTAACAAGTTCGCTCATGTGCTTAATTATTTAGAAAACATAAGAAGTTTACATTTTTCAATGCACCTATTGagtaaaaaaacttttaaaatttaccaTCATTAGTAACCTTTAAAAGGCATTTGTTAGACAATCCCTTTATTTTGGGCACATCATGGGTTATAAAAAGCCATAAGTTAATGCAATCAACGATTATATTCAACCAAATGATTTAGCTAAAAAAAGGTCATATAGCAGACTAAGCATAGAATAATGGCCAAGATGTTTAACGCATATATCTTGTGTTCAAAGAAGTCATCCATTCATTTCAGAAAGAATAAGTTCATTGTGAAATTAATAGTGACGAAACCTAAGCATCCACCAGATCAATGAGGATATCAACAATGAACCAAATATAATGGAAATAGCTCCAAGCCCTCttcaccaaaataaaaagaCACTGAAAGAGGTACCTTCCTAGCAATGGTTCTTGATAAATCAAAGCATTATTCAATGTTTTTCATACTTCACATACCAATGATAAACTTTACAAGCAACATTTATTTCAATACAAGAATGATTTTGTTTACCAGTCATGGTAAAGGTCTTAAGACATTCAATGAATTCAGCATCCTCACAAAGTCTTCATAGTGGACCAAAGAGAAAAAATGTGGATAACATCCTACACTGTACAATCCCCCAATTCATTCGTTGCCACTTGAAACAAAAACCAACAATAGCTTATGAAAGTTTAACCAATAACACTAAAAGCTAAACCTCCTTAACTTCAAGCTTTAACTTCTACCTCCCTAAGTCCACCATGTGCAGGAATCAACAATTCTTCCTTACCCACATTCAACCCAGCATTGCCCATATTCTGGTACAATGGATTCGAAGTCAATATCCGCAATCCAGAATTCTTACttatctccaaaacctcaggcAAACCACCACCACACCCCCTCGACATGCCCACATCGATCCGAATAGCTCTGTTCTCGCAGGCACCATTAATACCAGCCGTCTGAATTGTGTGTCCCATGATCATCCTCTTCGCACCAGGGACCGTCTTCAGAACATGCTCAAGAGTCGCACAATCGCAATTCTGAGCAACCTCATTTGAGAATTTCCTCAACCAAACGACAGCGTTCCTCCCCCTGCAATACTGCGGCGAAAACTTCCCCGAGGAGCCATTAATCCAATCCCTAACTTCCTCATTGATCCTCTCCAAACCGTAATCAACATGCTGCGGCAACAACCCTCCGTGAACAAAAAGGGAATCCCCAACAACCAAGACAGTTACATTCTGCGACAGAAACCTACTCGAAATTGGGCCGTTAGGCCGCAGGGCCGCAACCCGGGCTCGAAACCCGTCGAAGAACTCTCTTTTCACACCgtgaaatgacatcggaacccCTTTGAAGGGGTCTGTGGGGGTTTCTAAACCTTGGCAGAGGCCCTTCATTTTGTTACCAACACTGAACCACTGCTCCCAAACCCTAAATTCATCTAGAGCTGTTTTCGTTACAAAGCGGAAATCACCCTCAATGTTCATGATCTCGTGGTTGCCGTTCATGGTGATGATCTTGCCGCCGCTGCGGGCCGCCTCGCGTTTCAGCTTCTCGAGGAAGTAGAGGATCTTGAGCTCGTCGCCGCCGCGGTCAAGGACATCGCCGACCTGGACGACGGTGGCGGAGCCCCCTACGTAGCGGTCAGAGGCGTCGATAAGGCCGGCCAGGCGTAGCGCCTGCTTCGTCTTGTCGAGGTCGCCGTGGAGATCGCCGACGGCGATCAGGCGGCTCGGAGAGGGCAGCCGGGTGGGTAATGGCGGTAGGGAGCGGGAAATTGAAGGGTTAGGGTTTTGTAGCGGCGGCGTCGGGAGGAGGAAGAGGCCACTGACTGAGAAGTCGACGAAGGTGTCAACGAAGAATGAGAGGAGATTGGGAGCGTCTTTGCAGATGGAGGTTTGGGTCTCGGCCTCTTCTTCCCCTCCCATTTTGATTCAGTAATGAAAAACTGAGAACGAAGTATGTGTTatagtattattaatttatttattatattttgaatgtCAATGGTTGGTATGAGTAGCCCATCACCAAACTATTAATTCAAATTCGATTCGACGACTATTGTTTTAAGGGAAAAAGACAGATAGGTCttgactttttaaattttagacaaATATATTtctgataaaatttaaatacaacaACGTTTTTGACTTTAacaaacggaggacaatttagtTTTTCCGTCTATTTGTCTCTCATACACCTAACGAAACTGGGTGACGTGGTTGAAACGGTGTACAGGTGTCCGTTATGGTACCACGTTGGAAGGGGaaaaaagttcgaaggacaaataagtccttgacgtcattttacaaataaagttcgaaggacaaataggtcctcaataattttttttttcaaaattaataaactcattTCCTAAATTCTTTCATCTACCTCTctccatttttatatttctctctactatttttactctatatataattatattttatattagtaatttgacaaatcaaaatatgtcattcgatatttttttacaattaaaatattttaaatgtaaaattatacacattaaattattttaaattttagataacttAATACATGAATGACGCACAAATGAACTAATGCTAACTTGATGCATAAATGAACTGATGCTAACTAATGCCACCGGTACGATGAAAactgaactaatgcaatttaacaaattctaatataatacacaaatgcactaaaactaaactaatgcaatttaagaaaaagaGTAGAAACGTAACAAGTCCAATTTctacaattttaatacaaataatttaaattgtagaataaaacaagttaactagatttcaaaatacaagcataattttatcagaaattatttttaatatggaaaaaaaattggtgttttGGTTGAATATTGACATTTGAAGTGTATTACAGTATTATGGAAATTATTCAGCACGCCCCCACGTGTTGGCTAAGATGCTGCCACGTGTTCAACACGCCCTCCACGTGTTGCACCACGCCCCCCACGTGTTGACTTCCCACAAAAAAAATCCACCCATCTATAATTACACCACATTCTcccattttcaacaaaaacaccaatattttttccatacaaaaaaaattagcctaattttataaactaaattctcataatagaagcataatagaagtataatgaaaaaaaattctcaaggacctatttgtccttcgaactttatttgtaaaatgacgttaaggacttatttgtccttcgaacttttttTCCCTTCCAACGTGGCACCGTAACGGACACCTGTACACCGTTTTAGTCACGTCACCCAGTTCTGTTAGGTGTATGAGAGACAaatagacggaaggactaaattgtcctccgtttgttaaagtcagggactttttgtatttaaattttgtcagggatgtatttgtcaaaagttTGAAAAGTCAGGGACCTATCTGTCTTTTTCCCTTATTTTAATTCTGGATTTGAATcatctaaaatttgaattccattttagagaataaagtataatttttcatctttgaataattttttttatatttatttttagtctcatcaataaaattaataataaaagatcacactttactttttaaaataaaattcaaactttagaaaaTCCAAATCCTTTAATTCTGACGTGGCAGCTGTGTTAATGTTATAGGATGTCCAAAAAGTAGCATATAGAAAGTTAAGAAAGAATATATatctttaa
This portion of the Arachis duranensis cultivar V14167 chromosome 6, aradu.V14167.gnm2.J7QH, whole genome shotgun sequence genome encodes:
- the LOC107495067 gene encoding chaperone protein dnaJ C76, chloroplastic, coding for MSLLTSSCYLLPWSKPAQIHGYLNFSKHSKLLRQECTTVRCCSSRSWQTPRAQHNYYELLGVSADSNAQEIREAYRKLQKQHHPDIVGQKGHKYTLLLNEAYEVLMKDDLRRKYDESINQMRIRLGENNTPLGNSTWKGPLRPQALFVDENACIGCRECVYHASNTFIMDEARGCARVKVQYGDTDQNIEVSIESCPVNCIYWVKREELAVLEFLIQPQPKAGYGVFGGGWERPANIFTAAESFKKQLRRQAT
- the LOC107495075 gene encoding shewanella-like protein phosphatase 2; protein product: MGGEEEAETQTSICKDAPNLLSFFVDTFVDFSVSGLFLLPTPPLQNPNPSISRSLPPLPTRLPSPSRLIAVGDLHGDLDKTKQALRLAGLIDASDRYVGGSATVVQVGDVLDRGGDELKILYFLEKLKREAARSGGKIITMNGNHEIMNIEGDFRFVTKTALDEFRVWEQWFSVGNKMKGLCQGLETPTDPFKGVPMSFHGVKREFFDGFRARVAALRPNGPISSRFLSQNVTVLVVGDSLFVHGGLLPQHVDYGLERINEEVRDWINGSSGKFSPQYCRGRNAVVWLRKFSNEVAQNCDCATLEHVLKTVPGAKRMIMGHTIQTAGINGACENRAIRIDVGMSRGCGGGLPEVLEISKNSGLRILTSNPLYQNMGNAGLNVGKEELLIPAHGGLREVEVKA